The Christiangramia salexigens genome includes the window ATTCTGAGTATTGGTTGTGATTTTTAAAATCGCCTAAAAATCCTTATTTTTGCGAGACTTTTTTAGAACATAAATAACACTAGAACATGGCATACGATATTGATATGATTAAGAAGGTGTACAGCCAGATGGCCGAGCGAGTGGATAAAGCACGCGAGGTGGTTGGAAAACCTTTGACCCTTTCAGAAAAAATTCTTTATTCTCACTTATGGGATGGTAATGCTAAAGAAGCCTATACCAGAGGTAAGGATTATGTAGATTTTGCTCCAGACAGAATTGCTTGTCAGGATGCAACTGCACAAATGGCGCTTCTGCAATTTATGCAGGCAGGTAAGAAGCAGGTTGCGGTACCTACTACAGTGCATTGTGATCACCTTATTCAGGCTAAAATGGGAGCTGCGATAGATTTACAGGCAGCCAATAAGAGCAGTAGTGAGGTTTTCGATTTTCTGGAATCAGTATCAAATAAGTATGGAATAGGTTTCTGGAAACCAGGTGCAGGTATTATTCACCAGGTAGTTCTTGAAAATTATGCATTCCCGGGAGGAATGATGATTGGAACCGATTCTCATACCGTTAACGCCGGTGGACTAGGAATGGTAGCTATTGGTGTTGGTGGTGCAGATGCCGTTGATGTAATGGCAGGTATGCCTTGGGAGTTAAAATTCCCAAAACTTATTGGTGTTAAATTAACCGGAAAACTTTCAGGCTGGACCGCTGCTAAAGATGTGATTCTAAAAGTTGCGGGTATTCTAACTGTTAAAGGTGGAACCGGAGCAATTATAGAATATTTCGGTGAAGGTGCCCGATCTATGTCGGCTACCGGTAAAGGAACTATCTGTAATATGGGTGCTGAAGTTGGAGCAACGACTTCAACTTTTGGTTATGACGATTCAATGGAGCGTTACCTTAAGGCTACGAACCGTACAGATGTTGCTAATGCAGCAAATGAAGTAAGAGAACATCTTACAGGTGATGATGAGGTTTATGCAAACCCTGAGCAATATTTTGATGAATTGATCGAAATCAATCTTTCAGAATTAAAACCACACCTTAACGGACCATTTACTCCAGACCTTGCTACGCCAATTTCTGAAATGGCAGATAAGGCAAAAAAGAATGATTGGCCAATTAATGTGGATTGGGGTCTTATAGGATCGTGTACCAACTCATCTTACGAGGATTTAACCCGTGCGGCTTCTATCGCTAAACAAGCAGTTGATAAAAAAGTAAAAGCAAAATCTGATTTTGGTATTAATCCGGGATCTGAGCAGATCCGTTTTACGGCTGAAAGAGATGGGCTTTTACAGATATTTGAAGATCTTGATGCCACTATCTTTACTAATGCCTGTGGACCGTGTATTGGTCAATGGGATCGTAGCGATAGAAAAGGTGAAGAGAAAAACACTATTGTACATTCATTTAACCGTAACTTCTCTAAAAGAGCAGACGGTAACCCAAATACACACGCGTTTGTAGGATCTCCGGAAATGGTTGCAGCTATTGCGATCTCCGGTAGACTAGATTTCGACCCGACCCGCGATAAACTTATCAATGAGGATGGAGAGGAAGTAATGCTGGACGAACCACAAGGTATCGAACTTCCTACTAAAGGTTTCGCTGTTGAGGATGCAGGTTATATCGCTCCAAAAGAAGATGGAAGCTCTGTAGAAGTTAAAGTTGCAGAAGACAGTGAAAGATTACAATTGCTAACACCTTTTGAACCATGGGATGGTAAGAACCTTACAGGTGCGAAATTGCTAATTAAAGCCTGGGGTAAATGTACTACCGACCATATTTCTATGGCTGGACCATGGTTACGTTACAGAGGACACCTTGACAATATTTCAAATAACTGTTTGATCGGTGCTGTAAATGCTTTTAATGAAAAAACCAATTTCGTTAAGAATCAGCTAACAGGTGAATACGATGGTGTACCGGCTGTACAGAGAGAATATAAAGCTAAAGGAATTCCAACGGTAGTTGTGGGTGACCATAATTACGGAGAAGGATCTTCCAGAGAGCATGCTGCAATGGAGCCACGTCACCTTGGTGTAAAGGTTGTAATTGTGAAATCTTTTGCGAGAATTCACGAAACTAACCTTAAGAAACAAGGTATGCTTGGGCTAACCTTTGCAAATGAGAATGATTATGATCTAATTCAAGAAGATGATACGTTCAACTTCATAGATCTTGAGAATTTTGCTCCAGATACTCCTTTAACTGTAGAGATCGTTCATGCAGATGGAACTAAGGACACTATTAAGACAAACCATACTTATAACGCTTCACAAATTGAATGGTATAAGCATGGATCTGCTCTTAACCTAATTAAAAAGCAGAACGCATCTTAATTATATAAATGATTAATTTTGAACCCCGGTAATTAAATTATCGGGGTTTTTTATTTCTTTACATTTTAGAATCGTATTTATGAAGCTTTTTAAAAATCAGTGGTCTAATATTATCCTTATTGTTATCATTTTGGCCCTTGTGATCCCACAAACTCGTAAGCCTATTCAGATCTTTTTCAATAAACTTATTTCATTTGCACCATCGGTGAATGATGCAGAGGACAGAGAAAAAATTGCGAACTACAATTGGGTGCTGGAAGATATAAGAGGGAAAAGAACCGAATTTTCAGAGTTTAAAAATGAAGTTGTGATCATTAATTTCTGGGCTACCTGGTGTCCTCCCTGTATCGCAGAAATGCCAAGTTTTCAAGAGCTTTATGAGGATTATCAGGGTAAAGTAAGTTTTCTATTTGTTTCAGGAGAACAGCATGAAACCGTAGATAATTTTCTAAAGCGTAAGCGTTTTACTTTTCCAACCTATAAAATGCTAACAAAGGCTCCGGAACCCATGGATGGCAGAACGCTACCAACAACATATGTCTTGAGTAAAGATGGGAGTATTGTTGTAGATAAGGTTGGAGCTGCAGACTGGAATAGTGAGAAGTTCAGAGAGACCCTGGACGGTCTTATAGCGGAATAATCAAAGTTTTCTGAAGAAAGATCTGATAAATTCCGGATGATAAAGTGATAACATGATTTTTAGGTCTTCATTAAAGCCAGTTTCTTCATCGAGAAACCTGAAGATCTCTTCCATAGAGTTTTTGCTGTATAATTTACTAAAAAGGCTCTCACCAAGTTCATTGTTATTATATAGCACATCTAAAAATATCGCATCATATTTTCTGAATTTCCGGTTATATATTCCCTTGGTGGTAGCAAAACCGGCTTTTAAATTTTCTATGATCTTTTGAACCTTTTTTTCCGTGTTTCTGAAGGAATAGCCAGACGAAGGTTTTACCCAGCCCCCTCCGGTTCCAATTTTGGTAATATGTCTTGAATTTGTCTTTTTAAAAGGAAAGTCGGTCATAGGGATCACTCCTTTTTCTGTTTCGGTGATCTTCCAATGTTTGAGCTGAAGGATATTCTCGATATAACGGGTGAGCATCTCATCATATACGGTTTCCTCAGTTAGAAAAGGAGTGAAAAAAGTATATTCTATAAGAGCTTTTTTTGATGTAATGGGAAGAATATAGGTAAAACTGGTGGAGTCCTCATATTTTAATCTGTAATCCATCATGGTAAAAACATCAGGGTCAAATGACTCATTTTCTGTCTCAACCACCCAGCCCTTAAAATGCTGATAGATTAGGTTGGAATTTTTATCATTTTTGTAAGCTTCAGTGGGTCTGCTGTCAAAAAAGTGAGTAGCGGTATAATTAGCTTTTTTTCCAACTGCAGTCCTTGTAACCGGATCTATTTTTTCTATTTCATCTTGAATAAAATAGAAGTTATCCGATCTTCTAAGCTGGTCCTTTAGTTCTTTATAAAGATCTATGGACCGTATCATTTTATAGGTGTAATCACCTAATTTCAGAGATTTGTCGATATCCTTAGCTACAAACTTGCCTTTATTCCAGGATTTATGGACAATATGATCCCATTGTCCGTCACCTTTTTCCCAAAAACACCAGGTTTTATCGTTTTCGGTTTTAAGCGAAGGATCTATGATCGCAACTTTTTTACCGTGAAAAAAAACATTTCTCTGAATTTCTGAGGCGAGTTGAAGACCCGCAAGACCGCCACCAACGATTACGTAGTAATATTCAGGGACGATCATAAATTATTCGGTTTTATTTTTTAAAGTATTTCATGGGAACAAACAACATTCCGAAGCATTCACCATCATCTTTGCCCAAATGTTTATGATGCATCTTATGGGCTCTTCTAATCCCTTTAGCATACTTGTTATTAGCGTTTCTAAAGATCTTAAAACGCTGATGTATAAAAATATCATGTACCGTAAAGTAGGTGATCCCGTAGGCAAGAATACCAAGACCTATGGGTAATCCAATCCATACACCTTCGTATTTCCAAAGAAGAAAACAGCCTATACTTACAAGCGCATAAAAAACAAAGAAGAGATCATTCCGCTCCCACCAGCTACTATGGTCTTTTCTGTGATGATCCTGATGAAGCTTCCAAAGGAAACCATGCATCACATATTTATGGGTAAACCAGGCCATTCCTTCCATCATAAGGAAGGTTCCCAGAAATACCACTATCCACAATGCTACATTCATTTTTCTGAGTTTTAAATAAGATTCAATCTATAAGAAAGATAAGACTTACAAAGTAAACCGGCTTTCTGATAATTAGGTACGCGAATTCTGTGATTTTTTATTTCCAAAGATGGCACCTTTTTAAGTTTTTGTAACAACTTTTTATAATAAACATAAGCGGTGTAAACTCCAAATTTAGCTTCAATGGGGAGGCTCGCAATTCCCGCGAGTCCCTTTGCAAAATCATCTTCAATTTCTTCAATGATTTTAGCCTTGCTTAGTTCATCGAGTTTAGAAAGATCTACATTGGGGAAATAGCTTCTGCTGAGATTTTCATAATCCGCCTTTAGATCACGTAGGAAATTCACTTTTTGAAAAGCCGACCCCAAACTCATTGCTGAAGCTTTGAGTTCCTCATATCGCTTCTTATCGCCTTTTACAAAAACCTTTAGGCACATTAAACCTACCACATCTGCACTGCCGTAAATGTATTGTTTAAATTCTTCAATGGTGAGATACTCCGATTTATGAAGATCCATCCGCATGCTATCCATAAAGGATCTATAAAGGTCCTCTGGAATTTCGTATTTATGAACGGTCTCCTGAAAAGAATTTAATATAGGATTCAGGCTTATTTTGTTTTCTATAGATTTATTAAGGTCTATCTCAAAATCCTTAAAGAGGCTCTCTTTGTCAAAATCATGAAAAGAATCAACGATCTCATCTGCAAACCTAACAAAGCCGTAAATATTATATATATCCTGTCTAATGGAAGGCGCAAGCATTTTTGTAGCCAGGGAAAAGGATGTGCTGTAGGCGTTGGTTACAGTTTTGCTACAAGACCTGGATACGATGTCGAAAATAGCTTTCATATTAGTGTATTTCGTTTTTTTCTATTAACCCGGCTGTTAATTTTCCCGAAATAAGGGAAGGTGGAACACCCGGACCGGGCACGGTTAACTGACCGGTAAAATATAGTTTGTTAACTTTCTTACTTTTTAATTTAGGGCGTAAAAATGCGGTCTGGAAGAGAGTATTTGCCATTCCGTAGGCATTTCCTTTATAGGAGTTATAAGCCTCTTTGAAGTCTTTTACACTAAAGGACTCTTTAAATATAATATTATTTTTAGCATGTTGGCCCGTTAACTTTTCAAATCTTGCCATGATAAGATCAAAGTAATGCTCTCTTAATTCTACTGTATCCTCGAGATCCGGGGCCAAGGGAATTAAAAATATTCCTGCTTCCTTTCCTTCAGGTGCGCATACCGGATCTGTCATAGAAG containing:
- a CDS encoding TlpA family protein disulfide reductase; this encodes MKLFKNQWSNIILIVIILALVIPQTRKPIQIFFNKLISFAPSVNDAEDREKIANYNWVLEDIRGKRTEFSEFKNEVVIINFWATWCPPCIAEMPSFQELYEDYQGKVSFLFVSGEQHETVDNFLKRKRFTFPTYKMLTKAPEPMDGRTLPTTYVLSKDGSIVVDKVGAADWNSEKFRETLDGLIAE
- a CDS encoding sterol desaturase family protein codes for the protein MNVALWIVVFLGTFLMMEGMAWFTHKYVMHGFLWKLHQDHHRKDHSSWWERNDLFFVFYALVSIGCFLLWKYEGVWIGLPIGLGILAYGITYFTVHDIFIHQRFKIFRNANNKYAKGIRRAHKMHHKHLGKDDGECFGMLFVPMKYFKK
- a CDS encoding phytoene/squalene synthase family protein — protein: MKAIFDIVSRSCSKTVTNAYSTSFSLATKMLAPSIRQDIYNIYGFVRFADEIVDSFHDFDKESLFKDFEIDLNKSIENKISLNPILNSFQETVHKYEIPEDLYRSFMDSMRMDLHKSEYLTIEEFKQYIYGSADVVGLMCLKVFVKGDKKRYEELKASAMSLGSAFQKVNFLRDLKADYENLSRSYFPNVDLSKLDELSKAKIIEEIEDDFAKGLAGIASLPIEAKFGVYTAYVYYKKLLQKLKKVPSLEIKNHRIRVPNYQKAGLLCKSYLSYRLNLI
- a CDS encoding aconitate hydratase; the encoded protein is MAYDIDMIKKVYSQMAERVDKAREVVGKPLTLSEKILYSHLWDGNAKEAYTRGKDYVDFAPDRIACQDATAQMALLQFMQAGKKQVAVPTTVHCDHLIQAKMGAAIDLQAANKSSSEVFDFLESVSNKYGIGFWKPGAGIIHQVVLENYAFPGGMMIGTDSHTVNAGGLGMVAIGVGGADAVDVMAGMPWELKFPKLIGVKLTGKLSGWTAAKDVILKVAGILTVKGGTGAIIEYFGEGARSMSATGKGTICNMGAEVGATTSTFGYDDSMERYLKATNRTDVANAANEVREHLTGDDEVYANPEQYFDELIEINLSELKPHLNGPFTPDLATPISEMADKAKKNDWPINVDWGLIGSCTNSSYEDLTRAASIAKQAVDKKVKAKSDFGINPGSEQIRFTAERDGLLQIFEDLDATIFTNACGPCIGQWDRSDRKGEEKNTIVHSFNRNFSKRADGNPNTHAFVGSPEMVAAIAISGRLDFDPTRDKLINEDGEEVMLDEPQGIELPTKGFAVEDAGYIAPKEDGSSVEVKVAEDSERLQLLTPFEPWDGKNLTGAKLLIKAWGKCTTDHISMAGPWLRYRGHLDNISNNCLIGAVNAFNEKTNFVKNQLTGEYDGVPAVQREYKAKGIPTVVVGDHNYGEGSSREHAAMEPRHLGVKVVIVKSFARIHETNLKKQGMLGLTFANENDYDLIQEDDTFNFIDLENFAPDTPLTVEIVHADGTKDTIKTNHTYNASQIEWYKHGSALNLIKKQNAS
- a CDS encoding lycopene cyclase family protein — protein: MIVPEYYYVIVGGGLAGLQLASEIQRNVFFHGKKVAIIDPSLKTENDKTWCFWEKGDGQWDHIVHKSWNKGKFVAKDIDKSLKLGDYTYKMIRSIDLYKELKDQLRRSDNFYFIQDEIEKIDPVTRTAVGKKANYTATHFFDSRPTEAYKNDKNSNLIYQHFKGWVVETENESFDPDVFTMMDYRLKYEDSTSFTYILPITSKKALIEYTFFTPFLTEETVYDEMLTRYIENILQLKHWKITETEKGVIPMTDFPFKKTNSRHITKIGTGGGWVKPSSGYSFRNTEKKVQKIIENLKAGFATTKGIYNRKFRKYDAIFLDVLYNNNELGESLFSKLYSKNSMEEIFRFLDEETGFNEDLKIMLSLYHPEFIRSFFRKL